Proteins encoded together in one Lysinibacillus sp. FSL K6-0232 window:
- a CDS encoding carboxylate--amine ligase, with translation MAIEHTFLPVLLGNEMNAYGMARAFYEAYGVKPLVLNHTNMEKIQQSDLMIFHEVPRLHVEERFVTALKAIAQEFAEKKLLLLACDEFYVKKIVAHKEELTEDFIVPYVDAALANQLLTRESMYRLCEQFGFHYPTMHVCTVNDYEEYEMPFDYPVVIKPMNMTKYTTCIFPGKKNVYIAYDKEEKDHIFHTIYKESAYRDDLMIQQYVPGEDANMRVINAYVGQDSKTKLLAIGNPILEEHSPEGIGRYVAIITTYHQELMDTVKSFLEAIQFQGFATFDMKYDDRDGQYKLLSIELHNELSNYYVTASGYNLMQYVADDFIRGSKQSLTYVQNKHLWTIVPNGVLFKYVQNEQLVIEAKSLIRQGMATDSIFNYKDMNAKRWLNITLDNLSFYRKYKKYFNNKGLSN, from the coding sequence ATGGCCATTGAGCACACTTTTTTACCAGTTCTACTAGGGAATGAAATGAATGCATATGGCATGGCTCGAGCGTTTTACGAAGCCTATGGAGTAAAGCCACTTGTACTAAATCATACAAATATGGAAAAGATTCAACAAAGTGATTTAATGATCTTCCATGAAGTACCAAGGCTTCATGTAGAGGAGCGCTTTGTAACAGCATTAAAGGCAATTGCGCAGGAGTTTGCAGAGAAAAAACTATTGCTATTAGCCTGTGATGAGTTTTATGTAAAAAAAATTGTCGCACATAAAGAGGAGCTAACAGAGGATTTTATTGTTCCTTATGTGGATGCAGCGCTGGCTAATCAGCTATTAACACGCGAAAGCATGTACAGGCTATGTGAGCAGTTTGGTTTTCATTATCCTACTATGCATGTATGTACTGTAAATGATTATGAAGAATATGAGATGCCATTTGATTATCCAGTTGTGATAAAGCCGATGAATATGACAAAGTATACCACATGTATTTTTCCTGGTAAGAAAAATGTCTATATTGCATATGATAAAGAGGAAAAAGATCATATATTCCATACTATTTATAAGGAATCGGCGTATCGTGATGACTTAATGATTCAGCAATACGTCCCTGGTGAGGATGCGAATATGCGGGTTATTAATGCCTATGTTGGGCAGGATAGTAAGACAAAGCTACTAGCTATTGGCAATCCTATTTTAGAGGAGCATTCTCCAGAGGGCATTGGTCGTTATGTGGCTATTATCACAACCTATCATCAGGAGCTAATGGATACGGTTAAGTCATTTTTAGAGGCGATACAATTCCAAGGCTTTGCTACATTTGATATGAAATATGATGATCGTGATGGTCAATATAAATTATTAAGTATTGAATTACATAATGAGCTTTCTAACTATTATGTGACAGCGAGTGGCTATAATTTAATGCAATATGTGGCGGATGACTTTATTCGTGGCAGCAAGCAGTCATTAACATATGTACAAAATAAGCATCTTTGGACAATTGTACCAAATGGTGTTTTGTTTAAATATGTACAAAATGAACAGCTTGTTATTGAAGCCAAAAGTCTAATTCGCCAAGGGATGGCTACAGATTCTATTTTTAATTATAAGGATATGAATGCTAAGCGTTGGCTAAATATAACGCTAGATAATTTAAGTTTTTATCGCAAATATAAGAAATATTTTAATAACAAAGGTCTGTCTAACTAA
- a CDS encoding DEAD/DEAH box helicase — MSVINLLKEELQAKWKFETTMKIQEEMIPAMLEGKDIVAESPTGSGKTLAYVLPLLNKVNGAKKQTQGLIVAPSQELAMQIVEVIREWTAGTDITVQQLIGGANAARQIEKLKKKPTIVVGTPGRLNELARAGKLKLKEVETVILDECDQLLSREYRVVIKSFIEGSAYGRQVVVVSATITEEIELVASRMMFEPVRFKIKPEDMLKVGKVIHSFVKVEERDKTDFLRRLSHTEGLRALAFVNNIDQLLMKETKLQYRSAPIVTLHSDMKKEERKKALDAFRKGDARILIATDIAARGLDIAGLTHVIHVDVPRTMEQYLHRSGRTGRAGADGEVLTLLSYRDEKTYKKWTREIPGKSMQKVWHDGKLVEGNSKTIGQKRGK, encoded by the coding sequence ATGTCAGTGATTAATTTATTAAAAGAAGAATTACAAGCAAAATGGAAGTTTGAAACAACGATGAAAATCCAAGAGGAAATGATACCCGCAATGCTTGAAGGGAAGGATATTGTAGCCGAGTCGCCAACAGGGTCAGGGAAAACATTGGCATATGTTTTGCCATTATTGAATAAGGTAAATGGCGCAAAAAAGCAAACACAAGGGCTCATTGTTGCTCCTTCACAGGAATTAGCCATGCAAATTGTGGAAGTTATCCGTGAGTGGACAGCAGGCACAGATATTACAGTTCAACAGCTTATTGGTGGTGCAAATGCTGCACGTCAAATTGAAAAGCTAAAGAAAAAGCCAACAATTGTTGTTGGGACACCTGGTCGTTTAAATGAATTAGCACGCGCAGGCAAATTAAAGCTGAAAGAAGTTGAAACGGTTATTTTAGATGAATGTGATCAATTACTAAGCCGTGAATACCGTGTTGTCATTAAATCCTTTATTGAAGGCTCTGCCTATGGGCGACAAGTCGTTGTTGTGTCAGCGACAATTACAGAGGAAATTGAATTAGTGGCAAGTCGTATGATGTTTGAGCCTGTTCGTTTTAAAATTAAGCCAGAGGACATGCTAAAGGTCGGCAAAGTTATTCACTCCTTTGTAAAGGTAGAGGAGCGCGATAAAACAGACTTCCTGCGTCGATTATCCCATACAGAAGGGCTAAGAGCATTAGCCTTTGTTAATAATATCGACCAATTATTAATGAAGGAAACAAAGCTACAATATCGCTCAGCACCAATTGTAACGCTGCATTCTGATATGAAAAAAGAAGAGCGTAAAAAAGCTTTAGATGCATTCCGTAAAGGGGATGCACGAATTTTAATTGCCACGGATATTGCTGCTCGTGGTTTAGATATTGCAGGTTTAACACATGTTATTCATGTTGATGTCCCACGAACAATGGAGCAATATTTACATCGCTCAGGTCGTACAGGCCGTGCTGGGGCAGATGGTGAAGTATTAACGTTATTATCATATCGTGATGAAAAAACGTATAAAAAATGGACAAGGGAAATCCCAGGCAAGTCAATGCAAAAAGTATGGCATGACGGCAAGCTAGTAGAGGGGAACTCAAAAACAATTGGACAGAAGCGAGGGAAATAG
- a CDS encoding class I adenylate-forming enzyme family protein produces the protein MTMYMTDILENYAMQQPEAIATSYNGKKLSYQDFYERVERFAAYLQEQDYKKDDVIALYTLNSDLFLIAYLGVQLAGFIVMPINTKLAAPEVEFIINHSEAKGLIYDERIEETFKDISYEFQHVVSLQEMTAIVEQDHGVRKAVQWESHDTAVVMYTSGTTGKPKGVMLTHENIAATAQIWSASMQMSKSDKMFICTPLFHCAGLHVFAMPMFYQGGTVIIEEAFSPAKTLAQIAATEATIFFGVPAMYTIILNTPQFKEHSLQHLRLLCYGAAPMPYELVKQVKEAFPNVKVQNLYGQTENSPAATSLLDSDALTKIGSVGKPLAQTEVCVVDSEGKPVPAGEVGEICVKGPQVMKGYLHNPEETARTIKEGWLYSGDLGRFDTEGYLYIVDRKKDLIIRGGENIYPIEVEEVLYQIPEVLEAAVVGLPHEVYGEVPKAYVVLKEGQSTDEATILAYCHTQLAKYKVPYEIEFITELPRNASGKVLKHTLRPQVSNR, from the coding sequence ATGACGATGTACATGACAGATATTCTTGAAAACTATGCGATGCAACAACCTGAAGCAATAGCAACATCATACAATGGCAAAAAGCTAAGCTATCAAGATTTTTACGAACGTGTAGAAAGATTTGCAGCGTATTTACAAGAGCAAGACTATAAAAAAGATGATGTAATTGCATTATATACACTCAACTCAGATTTATTTTTAATCGCTTACCTTGGTGTGCAGCTAGCTGGCTTTATTGTCATGCCGATTAATACTAAATTAGCCGCTCCTGAGGTTGAATTTATTATCAATCATTCAGAGGCAAAGGGGCTTATTTATGATGAAAGAATAGAGGAAACATTCAAGGATATTTCTTATGAATTTCAGCATGTAGTTAGTTTGCAGGAAATGACAGCTATTGTTGAGCAAGATCATGGTGTGAGAAAGGCTGTACAATGGGAATCACACGATACAGCAGTAGTGATGTATACGTCTGGGACAACTGGCAAGCCAAAGGGCGTTATGCTGACACATGAAAATATTGCTGCAACAGCACAAATTTGGTCAGCGTCGATGCAAATGTCTAAGAGCGATAAAATGTTTATTTGTACACCTTTATTTCATTGTGCGGGACTTCATGTTTTTGCAATGCCAATGTTTTATCAAGGCGGGACAGTTATTATTGAAGAAGCCTTTTCGCCAGCTAAAACATTAGCACAAATTGCTGCAACAGAGGCAACGATTTTCTTTGGCGTGCCAGCCATGTATACCATTATTTTAAATACACCACAATTCAAGGAACATAGCCTTCAGCATTTGCGTTTATTATGCTATGGAGCAGCTCCAATGCCCTATGAGCTTGTCAAGCAGGTGAAAGAGGCATTTCCAAATGTAAAAGTACAAAATTTATATGGTCAAACAGAAAATTCACCAGCAGCTACCTCTTTACTGGATAGTGATGCATTAACGAAAATTGGTTCAGTCGGCAAGCCATTAGCACAGACAGAGGTGTGTGTAGTTGATAGTGAGGGCAAGCCAGTACCAGCTGGTGAGGTAGGCGAAATTTGTGTCAAAGGACCACAGGTAATGAAGGGCTATTTGCACAATCCAGAGGAAACAGCTAGAACGATTAAAGAGGGTTGGCTTTATTCAGGTGATTTAGGACGCTTTGATACGGAAGGCTACTTATATATTGTGGATCGGAAAAAGGATTTGATTATTCGTGGTGGTGAAAATATTTATCCTATTGAAGTGGAGGAAGTATTATATCAAATCCCTGAGGTTTTAGAGGCAGCAGTCGTTGGCTTACCGCATGAAGTGTATGGTGAAGTGCCAAAAGCATATGTTGTGTTAAAGGAGGGACAATCCACTGATGAAGCGACAATTTTGGCGTATTGTCATACACAGCTTGCAAAATATAAAGTACCATATGAAATTGAATTTATAACAGAGCTGCCACGCAATGCCTCTGGTAAGGTCTTAAAGCATACATTGCGACCACAAGTAAGTAATCGTTAA
- a CDS encoding aspartate/glutamate racemase family protein, producing the protein MKKQTLGIIGGVGPLATMFIGETIVRRTKAQKDQEHLHTIIDNDTNIPDRTAFILDSTKDNPVPVIIEDAKKLASVGADMIAIPCNTAHTFYQEIEEGSPIPVLHMIRETAKRAADLGAKRVGILATTGTLTSRMYQEALEVYGITPVVPDNEMKTYVMSIIYDYVKAGKDVTLEDWQPIEEAMLALQCDRIVLGCTELSIVNRDLKLSNIYIDSLIVLAECAILACGYELVES; encoded by the coding sequence ATGAAAAAACAAACTTTAGGTATAATTGGTGGCGTTGGTCCACTTGCAACAATGTTTATCGGTGAAACGATTGTAAGACGTACAAAGGCACAAAAGGATCAGGAGCATTTACATACCATTATCGATAATGATACAAATATCCCTGATCGTACAGCTTTTATTTTAGACTCTACAAAGGATAATCCAGTTCCAGTAATTATTGAGGATGCTAAAAAATTGGCATCAGTTGGAGCAGATATGATTGCTATTCCATGTAATACCGCCCATACTTTCTATCAAGAAATTGAGGAAGGCTCACCCATTCCAGTATTGCATATGATTCGTGAAACAGCGAAACGTGCAGCTGACTTAGGAGCAAAGCGTGTTGGCATTTTAGCCACTACAGGCACATTAACTTCACGTATGTATCAAGAAGCTTTAGAGGTATATGGCATTACACCAGTTGTTCCAGATAATGAGATGAAAACATATGTCATGTCCATTATTTATGATTATGTGAAGGCTGGCAAGGATGTGACATTAGAGGATTGGCAGCCAATAGAGGAAGCAATGCTAGCATTACAGTGTGATCGTATTGTTTTAGGCTGTACAGAGCTTTCGATTGTGAACAGAGATTTAAAGCTCAGCAATATTTATATTGATTCTTTAATTGTTTTAGCGGAATGTGCGATTTTAGCTTGTGGTTATGAGCTTGTTGAATCGTAA
- a CDS encoding C39 family peptidase produces MWTRSKRYILIGILTLMLLASCQPNSQQEASKNQLTVLTVEFTSGAPIPNLYLTVTDVKTGEVVEEAIGSEEGEARFSQLKEGREYAIAATTLENSTTNNGYTTIEHFTYDTTKPYYRLQTHFSRDEQELGVPVVMQNPELPHGCEITSLTAVLNYYGLHVSKLEMADNYLPKQKIQSEGNQRFGPNPHHAFAGNPRDKANGMYVFAAPIVKAAEAVIADKQADLRVTNKSNSSQEELLQLVREGVPVVTWVTLDLSEPKTNASRGWIYEGETTSHAAYMNLHAVVLTGHLGDKVVVMNPLKGYVTYDVDQFFKSYKELGSQAVAVHK; encoded by the coding sequence TTGTGGACAAGAAGTAAACGCTATATATTGATAGGTATTTTAACGCTAATGCTACTAGCTAGCTGTCAGCCAAATTCGCAGCAGGAAGCAAGTAAAAATCAATTAACGGTTTTAACAGTGGAATTTACTAGCGGAGCACCCATTCCGAATCTTTATCTTACTGTGACAGATGTAAAAACTGGAGAAGTAGTAGAGGAAGCGATTGGTTCAGAAGAGGGAGAAGCGAGATTTTCACAGCTAAAAGAAGGGCGAGAATATGCGATAGCTGCAACGACGCTTGAAAATAGCACAACCAATAACGGCTACACAACGATTGAGCATTTTACGTATGATACAACAAAGCCCTACTATAGATTACAAACACATTTTTCAAGAGATGAGCAAGAGTTGGGTGTGCCTGTTGTTATGCAAAATCCTGAGCTTCCACATGGCTGTGAAATTACATCGCTCACAGCCGTATTAAATTATTATGGCTTACATGTATCAAAGCTAGAAATGGCTGATAATTATTTACCAAAGCAGAAAATACAATCTGAAGGCAATCAGCGCTTTGGGCCAAATCCGCATCATGCTTTTGCGGGTAATCCGCGTGACAAAGCTAACGGAATGTATGTTTTTGCTGCGCCTATTGTCAAGGCAGCAGAGGCTGTTATTGCGGATAAGCAAGCAGATTTACGTGTAACAAATAAAAGTAATTCCTCACAGGAGGAGCTTTTACAGCTTGTGCGAGAGGGAGTACCTGTTGTAACATGGGTAACGCTTGATTTATCAGAACCAAAAACAAATGCATCGAGAGGCTGGATATATGAGGGAGAAACAACATCACATGCTGCTTATATGAACCTACATGCTGTTGTGTTAACAGGGCATTTAGGAGATAAAGTAGTTGTCATGAACCCGTTAAAAGGCTATGTCACATATGATGTAGACCAATTTTTTAAAAGCTATAAGGAACTAGGCTCACAAGCAGTAGCTGTTCATAAATAA